A stretch of alpha proteobacterium HIMB59 DNA encodes these proteins:
- a CDS encoding cytochrome c maturation CcmE-like protein (PFAM: CcmE) has protein sequence MQIIKLNRQIKKRLIFLFIIFFCFAFSIFLISYTLKDQIAYFVSPTELKKMDIASDKYLRVGGLVKANTLKFENEKWNFEVEDEDGGSIKVEFSKSLPGLVEEDKGIIVEGYMSQNSIFLAEIVLAKHDENYMPQSAIDKMKNEGIWRGN, from the coding sequence GTGCAAATTATCAAATTAAACCGGCAGATTAAAAAAAGATTAATTTTTCTTTTTATTATTTTCTTTTGTTTTGCTTTCTCAATTTTTTTAATTAGCTACACCTTAAAGGATCAAATTGCCTACTTTGTATCTCCAACAGAATTAAAAAAAATGGACATAGCTTCTGATAAATATTTACGAGTCGGAGGTCTAGTCAAGGCCAATACTTTAAAGTTTGAAAATGAGAAATGGAACTTTGAAGTAGAAGATGAAGATGGAGGATCTATCAAAGTAGAATTTTCTAAATCTCTACCCGGACTTGTTGAGGAAGATAAAGGAATTATTGTTGAAGGCTATATGAGTCAAAATTCTATTTTCCTTGCCGAAATAGTTTTAGCAAAACATGATGAAAATTATATGCCTCAAAGTGCCATCGATAAGATGAAGAATGAAGGTATTTGGAGAGGGAATTAA
- a CDS encoding amino acid ABC transporter membrane protein, 2, PAAT family (PFAM: Binding-protein-dependent transport system inner membrane component): MSCYQTVLDYGLRSVGYGERLLPKADITLCEQFVLIGSGMIWNIYFAFLALLFGFLFSTVLALGKNSSHMIFNKPSRIFIFIFRGSPLFIQFFFAYDLFIILPKLGFDIELGFMTVTVETRWLTKAWLGALIVLFFNTSAYAAEIFYGALRAVPSKDIEAADSFGFSGVKKFRRIIWPTMLRLAWPSYTNEAIFLFHATTLVFFTGFPAWQQRGDAIYYASYFADKTFNPFVPYPIVGLYFIIFTLFIIAVFSVINKRLNKHLLPNERSKLKIRLNLIR, encoded by the coding sequence ATGTCTTGCTATCAAACAGTTTTGGATTATGGACTTCGATCAGTTGGCTACGGAGAAAGGCTCCTTCCAAAAGCTGACATTACTTTATGCGAGCAATTTGTTCTAATCGGATCAGGTATGATATGGAATATTTACTTCGCGTTCCTTGCGCTCCTATTTGGATTCTTGTTCTCTACTGTTTTGGCTTTAGGCAAAAACTCTTCGCATATGATTTTTAATAAGCCTTCTAGAATATTTATTTTTATCTTTAGAGGATCCCCATTATTTATTCAGTTCTTTTTTGCTTATGATCTTTTTATCATTCTTCCAAAATTAGGTTTTGATATTGAACTGGGCTTTATGACTGTCACCGTGGAGACAAGGTGGCTTACAAAAGCATGGCTAGGAGCTTTAATAGTGTTATTTTTCAACACTTCTGCTTATGCAGCAGAGATTTTTTATGGCGCTCTTCGTGCTGTTCCTAGTAAAGACATCGAAGCTGCAGACTCTTTTGGATTTAGTGGGGTAAAAAAATTTAGAAGAATAATTTGGCCAACTATGCTTCGTTTAGCTTGGCCCTCTTATACTAATGAAGCAATTTTCCTATTCCACGCTACTACTTTAGTATTTTTTACAGGCTTTCCTGCTTGGCAACAAAGAGGAGACGCCATTTATTATGCGAGTTATTTTGCAGATAAAACTTTTAACCCTTTTGTGCCTTATCCCATTGTAGGACTTTATTTCATTATTTTTACCTTATTTATTATCGCGGTATTTAGTGTGATTAATAAGAGGCTGAATAAACACTTACTTCCTAACGAAAGAAGTAAATTAAAAATTAGATTAAATTTAATTAGATAA
- a CDS encoding heme exporter protein CcmC (PFAM: Cytochrome C assembly protein~TIGRFAM: heme exporter protein CcmC) codes for MFAITPQMMSSFLNSISKYIILLAITLCAIAGLLIFLLENDYYQGISFKIMFIHVPAAWLSLMIFFSMGISSIIGLIFKSPTSFTISRSLSPIGLIMSIVVLITGSIWGNLTWGTYWVWDARLTSMLILAFIYLGHLFLLYSFEHFQKADFAASILAIIGMVNLPIVKFSVDWWTTLHQGSSVFKVGGPSMTTDYLITLMVSFFGILLLSLYWFTNIFYIIIENRRIERAKLLND; via the coding sequence ATGTTTGCGATCACTCCTCAAATGATGTCCAGTTTTTTGAACTCGATTTCAAAGTATATTATTTTATTAGCTATCACTTTATGTGCTATTGCAGGGTTATTAATTTTTTTATTAGAAAATGACTATTACCAGGGAATATCTTTTAAGATTATGTTTATTCATGTGCCCGCTGCTTGGCTATCTTTAATGATATTTTTCTCAATGGGGATTAGCAGTATAATAGGACTTATATTTAAATCTCCGACATCCTTTACAATATCAAGATCACTTTCTCCAATTGGATTGATCATGAGTATTGTGGTGCTTATAACAGGATCAATTTGGGGAAATTTAACTTGGGGCACTTATTGGGTTTGGGATGCAAGACTAACGTCAATGCTTATTCTTGCTTTTATCTATCTTGGTCATTTATTTTTACTTTATTCATTTGAACACTTCCAAAAAGCAGATTTTGCGGCATCTATATTGGCAATTATTGGCATGGTAAATTTGCCAATTGTTAAATTTTCAGTTGATTGGTGGACGACTCTTCATCAGGGAAGCAGTGTTTTTAAAGTTGGTGGGCCCAGTATGACCACAGACTATCTCATCACACTAATGGTTAGTTTTTTTGGGATTTTATTGCTTTCATTATATTGGTTCACGAATATTTTCTATATTATTATCGAAAATAGACGTATCGAAAGAGCAAAATTACTGAATGACTAG
- a CDS encoding cytochrome c assembly protein (PFAM: Cytochrome C assembly protein~TIGRFAM: c-type cytochrome biogenesis protein CcmF) has product MISLFGNLSFYLTLFFILIFYLGWGKKIFLKDQVLVNLIYLGGITPFIFLVIGFTVSDFSILNVIQNSYIDDPLFFKITSAWGSHEGSILLWIFLINFFGFTFLKSNNNFQIHKQIIFISSLFILYLLLSSNPFVYVENSSEIVGLGLNPILQHFLFVIHPPTLFLGYIGLIIPFVLASHILVTKDFSQNLFKQMLFWAKISWFFLTFGIVLGSYWAYSELGWGGWWFWDPVENISLIPWLLNTALIHSLQVSIKNDQLKLWSLNLALYSFIAAVFGTFLVRSNLIVSVHSFATDPLRGLFLIVIIGYLFLVTIKLNIKSALHFNQDTFSLISKESFLLLNNIFFIASALTVFIGTIYPLFSELFFESSVSIGAPYYNFAFNILMAPIILLMAFAPQVSWNKNENKNNKVWITIVLAGAISIICFFYFTNIYFAIACFIASPIMIQSLIVIFKSFNKDLRFYSQWLAHLSIAIFIIAAVYTEQFDQEENFVFEKNGSSQLLMSNKSDVYLKNIKDTSYTNYQEILVELSIVNGDDEYILSPSKNIYQPSGQITNEVSTVNKWLHQYYATISSIESDRVAINLVYKPMINLLWISAIMLVFSIFLSIIKRR; this is encoded by the coding sequence TTGATTTCTCTTTTTGGTAATTTAAGTTTTTATCTAACTCTATTTTTTATATTAATTTTCTACCTTGGATGGGGTAAAAAAATATTCTTAAAAGATCAGGTTTTAGTTAATCTTATTTATCTTGGTGGAATTACTCCTTTTATATTTTTGGTAATAGGTTTTACAGTATCTGATTTTAGTATACTGAATGTTATTCAAAATTCTTATATTGATGATCCATTATTTTTCAAAATAACATCTGCGTGGGGAAGTCACGAAGGCTCAATACTATTATGGATATTTCTTATCAATTTTTTTGGATTTACCTTTTTAAAGTCGAATAATAATTTTCAAATTCATAAACAAATAATATTTATTTCCTCCCTATTCATTTTATATCTTTTATTAAGCTCTAATCCTTTTGTTTATGTTGAAAACTCTTCAGAAATAGTTGGGTTAGGTCTTAATCCAATATTACAACACTTCTTATTTGTCATTCATCCACCAACATTATTTCTTGGTTATATAGGGCTGATCATTCCATTTGTATTGGCTAGTCACATATTGGTGACAAAGGATTTTTCCCAAAATTTGTTCAAACAAATGCTTTTTTGGGCAAAAATTTCATGGTTTTTTCTAACATTTGGAATTGTACTTGGATCTTACTGGGCTTATTCAGAACTTGGTTGGGGTGGTTGGTGGTTTTGGGACCCTGTAGAAAATATTTCTTTAATACCATGGCTTTTAAACACAGCCCTTATTCACTCCCTACAAGTTTCAATAAAAAATGATCAATTAAAACTTTGGTCATTAAATTTGGCTCTATACTCGTTTATTGCCGCAGTGTTTGGTACGTTTCTAGTGAGATCGAACTTAATTGTCTCTGTGCATAGCTTTGCTACCGATCCTTTAAGAGGTCTCTTTTTAATTGTAATCATTGGTTATCTTTTTTTAGTAACAATAAAATTAAATATCAAAAGCGCTTTACATTTTAATCAAGATACTTTTTCTTTAATTAGCAAAGAAAGTTTTCTTCTTTTAAATAATATTTTTTTTATCGCCTCAGCTTTAACAGTATTTATCGGAACTATTTACCCTTTGTTTAGTGAATTATTTTTTGAGTCATCAGTATCTATTGGTGCGCCATACTATAACTTCGCATTTAATATACTGATGGCCCCTATTATTTTACTTATGGCATTTGCTCCCCAAGTTTCATGGAATAAAAATGAAAATAAAAATAATAAAGTTTGGATTACAATTGTACTTGCTGGAGCTATTTCAATTATTTGTTTCTTTTATTTTACAAATATTTATTTTGCTATTGCCTGTTTTATTGCATCGCCAATTATGATTCAAAGTTTAATTGTAATTTTTAAAAGCTTTAACAAAGATCTTCGTTTTTATTCTCAATGGTTAGCTCATTTAAGTATTGCTATCTTTATTATAGCAGCTGTTTATACAGAACAATTTGATCAAGAAGAAAACTTTGTTTTTGAAAAGAATGGAAGTAGTCAACTATTGATGAGCAATAAGAGTGATGTTTACCTTAAAAATATAAAAGATACTTCATATACAAACTATCAAGAAATTTTAGTAGAATTATCAATCGTAAATGGCGATGATGAATATATTTTATCTCCATCAAAGAATATTTACCAACCATCGGGCCAAATAACGAACGAAGTAAGCACCGTTAACAAATGGTTACACCAATATTATGCAACAATTTCCTCTATTGAGAGTGACCGTGTTGCAATTAATTTAGTATATAAACCAATGATTAATTTACTTTGGATAAGTGCGATTATGCTCGTTTTTTCAATATTTCTATCAATAATCAAAAGAAGATGA
- a CDS encoding CcmB protein (PFAM: CcmB protein~TIGRFAM: heme exporter protein CcmB), with protein MINNFFKLLANEFSLMIKGSIFTFVLFCLLMIASSIFSLALRHISFDIEIPLAFLWIMIFFISLIKVEKVYASDFSEAKLQQYILSPFALEIIIFVKNIMIYLNLLILFFIFSPIILVILNINLSYLFSINILLALSLLSIVFISSMTSSITISRNNKLSITSVLTLPLFVPILIFSMAISDVIDIDINKLYIFFLAYFLLNLAFSPLLTSFALKKLSV; from the coding sequence ATGATTAATAATTTTTTTAAACTTTTGGCTAACGAATTTTCTTTGATGATCAAAGGAAGTATTTTTACTTTTGTTTTGTTCTGTTTATTAATGATCGCCTCTTCAATTTTTTCTCTCGCTCTTAGACATATTTCTTTTGATATTGAAATACCGTTGGCATTTTTGTGGATAATGATTTTTTTTATCTCACTAATCAAAGTTGAAAAAGTATATGCCTCCGATTTTTCTGAAGCCAAGCTTCAACAATATATTCTTTCTCCCTTTGCGCTTGAGATTATTATTTTTGTTAAAAATATAATGATTTATCTTAATTTACTAATTTTGTTTTTTATTTTTTCACCGATCATTTTAGTTATTTTAAACATTAACTTGTCATATCTATTTTCGATAAATATTCTTCTCGCACTTTCTCTCTTAAGCATTGTTTTTATTTCCTCAATGACTTCCTCAATTACGATTTCCAGAAACAATAAACTTTCGATTACCAGTGTCCTTACACTTCCTCTTTTTGTACCTATACTAATATTTTCAATGGCGATCAGTGATGTCATTGATATTGATATCAATAAACTTTATATATTTTTCTTAGCCTATTTTTTGCTTAATTTGGCTTTTTCTCCTTTACTAACGAGCTTTGCTCTGAAAAAACTATCTGTCTAA
- a CDS encoding ABC transporter (PFAM: ABC transporter~TIGRFAM: heme ABC exporter, ATP-binding protein CcmA) gives MIEISNLSFARGNFLIFKDVSFAVNSGEILILRGPNGKGKTTLLSNIIQLLDPFSGEVKYQGIKVDSYIASQCFLYLGENHFAYDQLSLNQNIDYWLSIHNVTFNKTIIDQSIRYLFGELNLNKKFYQLSFGQKKKLQLLLLMLVNKPIWILDDPFNGLDNDTIIKITTLLSKKVENKGTIIIASHQNLTIPHRTYELT, from the coding sequence ATGATTGAAATTAGTAATTTATCATTTGCCCGCGGAAATTTTTTAATTTTTAAGGATGTCTCTTTTGCCGTTAACTCAGGAGAGATTCTGATTCTAAGAGGGCCTAACGGCAAAGGAAAAACAACTCTTCTCTCTAATATTATACAATTACTTGATCCTTTTTCTGGAGAGGTCAAATATCAAGGAATTAAAGTTGATAGCTATATCGCTAGTCAATGTTTTTTGTATCTTGGTGAAAATCATTTTGCCTATGATCAATTATCTCTTAATCAAAATATCGACTATTGGCTTTCTATCCATAATGTCACTTTTAATAAAACGATCATAGACCAAAGCATTAGATATTTATTTGGCGAGCTCAATCTCAATAAAAAATTTTATCAACTCTCTTTTGGTCAAAAAAAGAAACTGCAGCTTTTATTACTGATGCTTGTAAACAAACCAATTTGGATACTAGATGATCCTTTTAATGGCTTAGATAATGATACGATTATTAAAATTACAACATTATTATCAAAAAAAGTTGAAAACAAAGGAACAATTATCATTGCAAGTCATCAGAACTTAACTATTCCGCATAGAACCTATGAATTAACATGA
- a CDS encoding cytochrome C biogenesis protein (PFAM: cytochrome C biogenesis protein) has translation MKILKSIYKLFFIFCFVLFTNISLANVNQLSEYYKTIRCLVCEGQSIQESDTEFAINLKEQIQKKYESGMDLKQINQELITIYGEEISFSPTNDHFILWGLPLLLLLIIIFLVRNKYKK, from the coding sequence ATGAAGATATTGAAAAGTATTTATAAATTATTTTTTATCTTTTGTTTTGTTTTATTTACAAATATTTCTCTAGCTAATGTAAATCAACTTAGTGAATATTATAAAACAATAAGATGTTTGGTTTGTGAAGGGCAAAGCATACAAGAATCTGATACTGAATTTGCAATAAACTTAAAAGAGCAAATTCAAAAAAAGTATGAAAGTGGCATGGATCTTAAACAAATTAATCAAGAATTGATTACTATCTATGGCGAGGAAATATCATTTAGCCCCACTAATGATCATTTCATTTTATGGGGGTTACCTTTACTTTTACTATTAATAATTATTTTCTTAGTAAGAAATAAATATAAAAAGTAA
- a CDS encoding Redoxin (PFAM: Redoxin~TIGRFAM: periplasmic protein thiol:disulfide oxidoreductases, DsbE subfamily): MRKSLIIPILGLVILGISAFIFLNKNEGTGNKDIALPSSLFNTADFYDMKTLNQKELDDVYIVNFFASWCKPCLAEHPLLMELQSKGMQIIGINFRDDEDNFTQWINEHGNPFFHIIRDDGSIAYEMGLIGVPETFFIEKSKIQKKVQGPLFYEDIEKYL, from the coding sequence ATGAGAAAAAGTCTCATTATACCTATTCTAGGCTTGGTCATTCTCGGGATCAGCGCCTTTATCTTTTTAAACAAAAACGAAGGAACAGGAAACAAAGATATAGCGTTACCCTCATCACTTTTTAATACTGCTGATTTTTATGATATGAAAACGCTTAATCAAAAAGAGTTAGACGATGTTTATATTGTTAACTTTTTTGCATCATGGTGTAAACCCTGCTTGGCAGAACATCCGTTGCTCATGGAATTACAATCAAAGGGAATGCAAATCATTGGAATAAATTTCAGAGATGATGAAGATAATTTTACTCAATGGATTAATGAACATGGAAATCCTTTTTTTCATATCATACGTGATGATGGGTCTATTGCATATGAAATGGGATTGATTGGAGTACCGGAAACATTTTTTATAGAGAAATCAAAGATACAAAAAAAAGTACAAGGTCCTTTATTTTATGAAGATATTGAAAAGTATTTATAA